One stretch of Commensalibacter melissae DNA includes these proteins:
- a CDS encoding DUF2272 domain-containing protein, whose translation MIRKIISVFFLTFLVACGGPPNNPRITPTQQTASSQKPVGYYYNDRVPDFAVRNYEPFSRQEVVALTLREWRVFNQPIADEDPLQRPEPTSPDVKAERSSGLWQRVGEYWWIGMDPGMKEGSYTGKHNSNGTVFNFINDGNYAWSAAFISYIMRIAGANDRFPYSPNHSTYINAAASGTSPVLRGHDPATYAPKLGDMICTARGKSRNTIRFNTLPTTYGFPAHCGIVVMTNQNMQPFGKEISIIGGNVNDSVALTHVPVDTQGMISNANGESYDYRYPWCIVIEIVYDAEASPSTNM comes from the coding sequence ATGATCCGTAAAATTATCTCGGTTTTTTTCCTTACGTTTCTTGTCGCCTGTGGTGGACCACCAAATAACCCCCGTATAACACCAACTCAACAAACAGCATCATCGCAAAAACCGGTCGGATATTATTATAATGACCGTGTTCCAGATTTTGCAGTTAGAAATTATGAACCTTTTTCCCGCCAGGAAGTAGTAGCGTTAACTTTACGCGAATGGCGCGTATTTAACCAACCCATTGCCGATGAAGATCCCCTTCAGCGTCCTGAACCAACAAGTCCGGATGTAAAGGCTGAACGTTCATCTGGTTTATGGCAACGGGTGGGTGAATATTGGTGGATCGGTATGGATCCCGGCATGAAAGAAGGAAGTTATACTGGAAAACATAATAGTAATGGAACCGTTTTCAACTTTATCAACGATGGAAATTATGCCTGGTCCGCGGCTTTTATCTCTTATATCATGAGAATTGCAGGTGCAAATGACCGTTTCCCCTATTCACCCAATCATTCAACCTATATTAATGCAGCCGCTTCTGGAACATCTCCTGTCTTAAGGGGGCATGATCCAGCCACTTATGCACCAAAACTGGGTGACATGATTTGTACCGCCAGAGGTAAAAGCCGGAACACTATCCGTTTTAATACACTTCCCACAACATACGGATTTCCTGCACATTGCGGTATTGTCGTTATGACAAACCAGAACATGCAACCTTTTGGCAAGGAAATCAGTATTATTGGCGGCAACGTAAATGATTCCGTTGCATTGACCCATGTACCTGTTGACACTCAGGGCATGATATCCAATGCAAATGGTGAAAGCTATGACTATCGTTATCCCTGGTGTATTGTCATTGAAATCGTATATGATGCAGAGGCAAGCCCTTCTACAAATATGTGA